From one Treponema denticola genomic stretch:
- a CDS encoding hydrogenase maturation nickel metallochaperone HypA, which translates to MHELSLVMEVVRRVDAIAKSNNVSEVDTIVLQIGEIATVVPHFVQACYPAAIDGTWMADTKLKIEMVKASVRCNNCNRVFDPIGYHGVCPSCSCDEHEILTGREFVIKEIVCY; encoded by the coding sequence ATGCACGAATTAAGTTTGGTCATGGAAGTTGTGCGCCGGGTTGATGCAATCGCTAAGTCCAATAATGTCAGCGAGGTCGACACAATAGTTTTACAGATCGGCGAAATTGCAACCGTTGTGCCTCATTTTGTTCAAGCCTGCTATCCTGCTGCCATAGACGGAACATGGATGGCAGACACAAAGCTTAAAATCGAAATGGTAAAGGCTTCAGTCCGCTGCAATAATTGTAACCGAGTTTTTGACCCGATAGGATATCACGGCGTATGCCCGTCCTGCTCTTGTGATGAACATGAGATTCTTACGGGCCGGGAATTTGTAATAAAAGAAATTGTGTGTTATTAA
- a CDS encoding energy-coupling factor transporter transmembrane component T encodes MSPMSNNTVCLNSEIKSGIFYTEKSNEFTALAEQIRAYTSKKRTILDPRTIVFLNIMLSLITTVSSSISANIFIFLVSLGIVCLFKMYKKAAKYIFIFFLALALPFGIKALSGLPIQFLINSVSLIAMGVQKFLPFLMAAMVIFNKVDTKSLVSSLNKMKLPKGIMLGFTVAVRFLPTIKKEMTIITNSMKMRGIEIVTKNIFFHPIQSLEYALVPVLFRATSLADDMTAAALVKGAESPKTSAELFKIKFGIIDYVFALSSIFVVGAAIIFDFDSVFMRLF; translated from the coding sequence ATGTCGCCCATGTCTAACAATACGGTATGCTTAAATTCGGAAATAAAAAGCGGAATCTTTTATACCGAAAAATCAAACGAGTTTACAGCTCTGGCAGAGCAAATAAGAGCCTACACTTCAAAAAAACGGACTATCTTGGATCCGAGAACAATAGTGTTTTTGAACATTATGCTTTCACTCATAACTACGGTTTCTTCGTCTATTTCTGCAAATATTTTTATTTTTTTGGTGTCTTTGGGCATTGTATGCCTTTTTAAGATGTACAAAAAGGCAGCAAAATATATCTTCATATTCTTTTTAGCGCTCGCTCTTCCTTTTGGGATAAAAGCCCTGTCCGGCCTTCCCATACAGTTTTTGATTAACTCCGTTTCTCTTATTGCCATGGGTGTACAAAAATTTTTACCATTCCTTATGGCTGCAATGGTAATTTTTAACAAGGTGGATACAAAAAGTCTCGTAAGCTCTCTAAACAAAATGAAGCTCCCCAAGGGAATAATGCTCGGCTTTACGGTTGCAGTACGTTTTTTGCCTACCATAAAAAAAGAAATGACCATAATCACAAACAGCATGAAAATGAGAGGAATCGAAATAGTAACAAAAAATATCTTTTTTCATCCGATTCAAAGTCTGGAGTACGCCCTCGTTCCGGTTCTTTTTAGAGCAACCTCGCTTGCAGACGACATGACTGCTGCAGCCCTCGTAAAAGGAGCTGAATCCCCAAAAACTTCAGCAGAGCTTTTTAAAATCAAATTCGGAATAATAGATTATGTCTTTGCCCTATCATCCATTTTTGTTGTCGGTGCCGCAATCATATTCGACTTCGATTCCGTATTTATGAGGCTCTTTTAA
- the rplT gene encoding 50S ribosomal protein L20, with protein sequence MSRSTSSDRRITRRKAILKQAKGFRGRRGTNFKAARDAVRKALLHSYVGRKDKKSDMRQIWITRINAAVRAEGITYSRFIAGMNKAGIQLNRKALSNMAIEDPTAFKAVVEASKKALGV encoded by the coding sequence ATGTCAAGATCAACAAGCAGTGATAGAAGAATTACAAGAAGAAAAGCTATATTAAAGCAAGCCAAGGGTTTTAGAGGCCGCCGCGGTACCAACTTTAAGGCTGCCCGCGATGCAGTTCGAAAGGCCTTGCTTCACAGCTATGTAGGACGAAAAGATAAAAAAAGCGATATGAGGCAGATATGGATTACCCGTATCAATGCAGCCGTTAGAGCTGAGGGTATTACCTATTCACGCTTTATTGCCGGAATGAACAAGGCCGGAATCCAATTAAACAGGAAGGCCCTTTCAAACATGGCTATCGAAGATCCTACCGCTTTTAAGGCTGTCGTGGAAGCTTCAAAAAAAGCCTTAGGAGTCTGA
- a CDS encoding ABC transporter ATP-binding protein gives MNTAVELKDVSFIYESSKDGRANLKKTSLSIKKGEFLLVTGISGCGKSTLTKCINGLIPRFYEGEFSGSVFINEKDVSNFSIDEISKDIGSVFQSPKSQFFTDDVISELSFPCENYGISRDEIIERIAEVCSILHIENLLTEKLESLSNGQKQKIAIASILTLRPKIIVLDEPSSNLDFNSILILADILKILKQRGFTIIIAEHRLHYLKDLFDRVIYINEGSIQSEYSRDEFLVLTNTELNSKGLRSLHLFTNENEAEPIGHEPNKFNSDTEAEKICSLSDISFSFKDGTEILNSVNLDLYKNDIAALTGKNGAGKTTLAKIISGIYRQSAGSIKFGEKILNEKERVSRTNFVLQDVEYQLFGADVFSELLIGNKQLENINEKIEKALKKLNLYDYKDEHPFSLSMGQKQRLIIAATYVRGCPLTILDEPTSGLDYGNMVRVGELIEEIAETSAVLIITHDFEFISKICNRLILLKDKKIALDSRLEKNDKKLESIFSTYL, from the coding sequence ATGAATACGGCAGTAGAATTAAAAGATGTTTCTTTTATATATGAATCCTCAAAAGACGGAAGAGCAAATTTAAAAAAGACTTCTCTTAGTATCAAAAAGGGAGAATTCTTACTTGTTACGGGCATAAGCGGCTGCGGAAAATCTACACTGACAAAATGCATCAACGGCCTTATTCCGCGGTTTTACGAAGGGGAATTTTCAGGTTCCGTTTTTATCAATGAAAAAGATGTTTCGAATTTCAGCATAGATGAAATTTCAAAAGATATAGGCTCGGTTTTTCAGTCTCCTAAGAGTCAGTTTTTTACAGATGACGTAATTTCGGAACTCAGCTTTCCTTGCGAAAACTACGGAATTTCCCGCGATGAAATTATAGAAAGGATTGCCGAAGTTTGTTCCATTTTACATATCGAAAATCTTTTAACCGAAAAACTTGAGAGCCTCTCGAACGGACAAAAACAAAAAATAGCTATTGCCTCGATTTTAACCTTGAGACCTAAGATTATAGTCCTTGATGAACCCTCGTCCAATCTGGATTTTAACTCTATCCTCATTTTGGCAGATATTTTAAAAATTTTAAAACAAAGAGGCTTTACTATAATCATAGCGGAGCACCGCCTTCATTATCTAAAAGATCTTTTTGACAGAGTTATCTATATAAATGAAGGAAGTATACAAAGCGAATATAGCCGAGATGAATTTTTAGTCCTTACAAATACGGAGTTAAATTCTAAAGGCTTAAGAAGTTTACATCTTTTTACAAATGAAAATGAAGCGGAACCCATCGGCCATGAACCTAATAAATTTAACTCCGATACGGAAGCCGAAAAAATATGCAGCCTTTCGGATATTTCGTTTTCGTTTAAGGACGGAACCGAAATTTTAAACTCGGTTAACTTAGACCTTTACAAAAACGACATTGCCGCCCTTACCGGAAAAAACGGAGCGGGAAAAACAACTCTCGCAAAAATCATATCGGGTATTTACCGCCAATCTGCCGGAAGCATTAAATTCGGAGAAAAAATTTTAAACGAAAAGGAAAGAGTGAGCCGCACAAATTTTGTTCTTCAAGATGTTGAATATCAGCTTTTCGGTGCCGATGTTTTTTCCGAGCTTTTGATAGGAAACAAACAGCTTGAAAACATAAACGAAAAAATAGAAAAAGCTTTAAAGAAGCTCAACCTTTACGATTATAAAGATGAGCATCCCTTTTCTCTTTCGATGGGACAAAAACAGAGGCTTATAATTGCTGCGACCTATGTTAGAGGCTGTCCGCTTACAATTCTCGATGAACCGACAAGCGGCTTGGATTACGGAAACATGGTCAGGGTAGGAGAACTTATCGAAGAGATAGCCGAGACTTCGGCAGTGCTTATAATAACCCATGATTTTGAATTTATCTCGAAGATATGCAACAGGCTGATTCTTTTAAAGGATAAAAAAATAGCCTTAGATTCGAGGCTTGAAAAAAACGATAAAAAATTGGAAAGTATTTTTTCCACATATTTATAG
- the infC gene encoding translation initiation factor IF-3, with protein sequence MNPKFYYIAPIGNGAEGESLAEVKGLRINDQIRVREVRLIGVNGEQAGIVPTIEAVKMAAEAGLDLVEVAPTAKPPVCKIIDYGKYRFQMEKKLRDSKKNQKQQMMREIRMQPKIHDHDLEFKSSHIKKFLDGGDKVKVTVRFWGRELAHTELGYEVLNKVLEKLGGEEAYTLEKKPAMEGRTMSMTLSPKQKK encoded by the coding sequence ATGAACCCTAAATTTTATTATATCGCACCGATAGGAAATGGTGCAGAAGGAGAATCGTTGGCTGAAGTAAAAGGTTTGCGGATAAATGATCAAATCCGCGTGAGAGAGGTTAGGTTAATCGGGGTTAATGGAGAACAAGCTGGTATTGTTCCCACTATTGAGGCTGTAAAAATGGCCGCAGAAGCCGGACTTGACCTTGTTGAAGTTGCGCCTACCGCGAAGCCTCCGGTTTGCAAAATAATAGATTACGGTAAATATCGATTTCAAATGGAGAAAAAGCTCCGTGACTCCAAGAAAAATCAAAAGCAGCAGATGATGAGAGAAATCAGAATGCAGCCTAAGATACACGACCATGATCTTGAGTTTAAATCCTCGCATATTAAAAAATTTCTTGACGGCGGCGATAAAGTAAAGGTAACCGTGCGTTTTTGGGGACGCGAACTTGCTCATACTGAGCTCGGTTATGAAGTTTTAAACAAGGTTTTGGAAAAACTGGGGGGTGAAGAAGCCTATACCCTCGAGAAAAAACCTGCTATGGAAGGACGGACAATGTCTATGACATTGAGTCCCAAACAAAAAAAATAA
- a CDS encoding GNAT family N-acetyltransferase, protein MYIKKLIGKKCYLAPMRIEDAEKYAVWANDQEVSEYLNFASSSISLEAERIIIDRISKEHNYAIVDSETDELIGSMGLMSINHMNRTAELGIFIGNKAYWSKGYGTEAMCLLINYAYQKLNLHNITLNVYSYNERAIKAYEKVGFKKIGARRGALIRNRKMHDIILMDIIPEDFYAKHPEFEIV, encoded by the coding sequence ATGTACATCAAAAAACTTATCGGAAAAAAATGTTATCTTGCCCCAATGAGGATTGAAGATGCGGAAAAATATGCTGTCTGGGCAAACGATCAGGAAGTGTCCGAATATCTTAACTTTGCTTCTTCGAGTATAAGCCTTGAAGCCGAGCGCATTATAATCGATAGGATTTCAAAAGAACATAATTACGCAATAGTAGATTCAGAGACCGATGAGCTTATAGGAAGTATGGGGCTTATGAGTATCAATCATATGAATAGAACGGCTGAGCTCGGCATCTTTATAGGTAATAAGGCCTACTGGTCAAAGGGGTACGGTACCGAGGCTATGTGCCTTCTCATAAACTATGCCTATCAAAAACTAAACCTACACAATATAACCTTAAATGTATATTCTTATAATGAAAGAGCTATTAAGGCTTACGAAAAGGTTGGCTTTAAAAAAATAGGAGCAAGAAGAGGAGCTCTAATCCGTAACCGTAAAATGCACGATATAATCTTAATGGATATTATCCCTGAGGACTTTTACGCAAAGCATCCTGAGTTTGAAATAGTTTGA
- a CDS encoding zinc metallopeptidase, with the protein MYFDYYYLVLVVPTLLLSLYAQFKVKSAFSKYSQVQTIRKISGKEAAALLLRSNSISDVSIQRIGGSLSDHYDPSRKVLRLSEPVYDKTSIAAVGVAAHETGHAIQDKEKYAPLVLRSTLVPVANIGSSAGPYLALAGIIFRMNLLLNIGIILFACAVLFYLVTLPVEIDASRRALKVLEHNAVLSQEELKGAKKVLSAAALTYVASALTAMANLLRLILISQDRR; encoded by the coding sequence ATGTATTTCGATTATTATTATTTGGTTTTGGTTGTTCCGACCTTGCTGTTATCCTTGTATGCCCAATTTAAGGTAAAGTCTGCCTTTTCAAAATATTCCCAAGTGCAAACCATTAGGAAGATTTCGGGGAAAGAAGCTGCTGCCCTCCTGCTTAGATCAAATTCTATTTCTGATGTAAGTATCCAAAGGATTGGGGGAAGTTTAAGCGACCACTACGACCCATCTCGCAAGGTTTTACGCCTTTCTGAACCTGTATACGATAAGACCTCGATAGCAGCCGTAGGAGTCGCTGCCCATGAAACAGGCCACGCCATTCAGGATAAGGAAAAATACGCACCCTTGGTCTTACGCAGTACCTTGGTTCCGGTTGCAAACATAGGTTCAAGTGCAGGCCCCTATTTAGCTCTTGCAGGTATTATCTTTAGAATGAATTTACTCCTCAACATAGGCATTATCCTTTTTGCCTGTGCCGTTTTATTCTATCTTGTAACCCTTCCTGTTGAAATCGACGCTTCAAGGCGTGCCTTAAAAGTATTGGAACACAATGCCGTTTTAAGCCAAGAAGAACTGAAGGGAGCAAAAAAAGTTTTGTCGGCTGCAGCCCTAACATATGTTGCATCAGCCCTTACAGCTATGGCGAACTTATTGCGCTTAATTTTAATTTCACAGGATAGAAGATAA
- the rpmI gene encoding 50S ribosomal protein L35 → MPKMKSKRAAKKRFSLTASGKVKYKQMNKGHIMTKKSQKRVRRLKKSAILSEADSMKMRKQLLPYG, encoded by the coding sequence ATGCCTAAGATGAAGAGTAAAAGAGCTGCTAAAAAAAGATTTTCTCTTACTGCAAGCGGTAAGGTAAAATACAAGCAGATGAACAAGGGTCATATTATGACTAAAAAATCTCAAAAACGGGTACGCCGTCTTAAGAAATCGGCCATTCTTTCAGAGGCTGACAGCATGAAGATGCGCAAGCAGCTATTACCCTACGGTTAA
- a CDS encoding SAM-dependent methyltransferase, with protein MKKQKLSGAEGFESYYLSIFGERWQSLKAALLEERKPEAYSENLIQNYYLDYASIQAARAMPALEEGSCLDMCAAPGGKTLVLLSRIRENAEIQANELSADRRNRLIRVLDKHLSEETRKRIRVSSYDASRMPRYGQELYDRILLDAPCSSERHVLQNEKYLKQWTEARIKNLSQRQWALLSAAFLLLKPKGFLVYSTCALADEENDSLIEKLIKKYKERVRLEDKLDSLGLISPEKTRYGFRFLPDKADGAGPIYFSLIQKN; from the coding sequence ATGAAAAAGCAAAAATTAAGCGGAGCTGAGGGCTTTGAAAGCTATTATCTTTCGATTTTTGGGGAAAGATGGCAGAGCTTAAAAGCCGCTCTTTTAGAAGAAAGGAAACCTGAAGCCTACAGCGAAAACCTCATACAAAACTACTATTTGGATTATGCAAGCATTCAGGCGGCAAGAGCCATGCCCGCCCTTGAAGAAGGAAGCTGCCTCGACATGTGTGCCGCCCCCGGAGGGAAAACCCTAGTCCTTTTAAGCAGGATTAGAGAAAATGCCGAAATACAGGCAAACGAACTTTCTGCCGATAGGCGGAACAGGCTTATAAGAGTTCTTGATAAACATTTAAGCGAAGAAACTCGAAAACGGATAAGGGTTTCTTCCTATGATGCTTCCCGAATGCCCCGATACGGCCAAGAACTTTATGATAGAATTTTACTGGATGCCCCCTGCTCTTCCGAGAGGCATGTGCTCCAAAACGAAAAATACCTTAAACAGTGGACAGAAGCCCGCATAAAAAATTTAAGCCAAAGACAGTGGGCTCTTTTATCTGCGGCCTTTTTGCTCCTTAAACCTAAGGGCTTTTTAGTTTATTCGACCTGTGCCCTCGCCGATGAAGAAAACGATTCTTTAATCGAAAAGCTCATAAAAAAGTATAAAGAAAGAGTAAGGCTTGAAGACAAGCTCGATAGCCTTGGCCTCATTTCCCCCGAAAAGACAAGATACGGATTCCGCTTTCTTCCCGATAAGGCGGATGGAGCAGGGCCTATCTATTTTTCTCTTATTCAAAAGAATTAA
- a CDS encoding MptD family putative ECF transporter S component: MEKSNKFKTKDFVFIGIMTVVYIAVFMVIGFVTAAINPFLHAFSPAITGLVVGTIYLFLAIKVPKFGVFTISQLLLIMIVLILGMGYLPWLIGMFIGALLGDIAANTSKYKNKYTIAIASGFICLGSASGGVIPVLFFVEHYKKFCFERMQMNEAQVEQSIAASAGYLGVIILIATFVLGFAGVLIGSKILGKHFKNSGIK; this comes from the coding sequence ATGGAAAAGTCAAACAAATTTAAAACAAAGGATTTTGTTTTTATCGGAATAATGACCGTAGTTTATATTGCGGTCTTTATGGTCATAGGTTTTGTTACTGCGGCAATAAATCCCTTTTTACATGCCTTTTCACCTGCTATCACCGGGCTTGTCGTCGGAACAATTTATTTGTTTCTGGCTATCAAGGTTCCCAAATTCGGTGTCTTTACGATCAGCCAGCTCTTGCTCATTATGATTGTTTTGATTTTGGGAATGGGATATCTTCCATGGTTGATAGGTATGTTTATCGGAGCCTTGCTGGGCGACATAGCAGCCAATACCTCAAAGTATAAGAACAAGTATACGATAGCCATTGCAAGCGGCTTTATATGCTTGGGAAGTGCTTCAGGAGGCGTTATTCCGGTCCTTTTCTTTGTAGAGCATTATAAAAAATTCTGCTTTGAAAGAATGCAGATGAATGAAGCTCAGGTGGAACAAAGCATTGCAGCAAGCGCAGGATACCTCGGAGTCATCATCCTAATTGCGACATTTGTTTTGGGCTTTGCAGGAGTTCTTATAGGCTCCAAAATATTAGGAAAACATTTTAAAAATTCCGGAATAAAATAA
- the hypB gene encoding hydrogenase nickel incorporation protein HypB, whose protein sequence is MKDFKIIEIKEGVYETNNAHAEKLRKKLKEEKKFLLNLMSSPGSGKTTLLKASIEALKKDFRIGVMEADIDSAVDAETISQTGAKVIQLHTGGMCHLDADMTEQGLEALGIKDLDLIFLENVGNLICPAEFDTGALKNVMILSVPEGDDKPLKYPLMFQVCDVLLITKIDASSFFNFSLEKCTEYIKKLNPNIKIFPVSALKGDGMEAWIEWLRSAVKEL, encoded by the coding sequence ATGAAAGATTTTAAGATTATCGAAATTAAAGAAGGCGTTTACGAAACAAATAATGCCCATGCAGAAAAGCTGCGTAAAAAGTTAAAAGAAGAAAAAAAGTTTCTTTTAAATTTGATGTCATCTCCCGGTTCGGGAAAAACGACCTTGCTGAAAGCAAGCATCGAGGCTCTAAAAAAAGATTTTAGAATCGGGGTTATGGAAGCCGACATTGATTCGGCCGTAGATGCCGAAACCATTTCACAAACAGGAGCAAAGGTAATTCAGCTCCATACGGGCGGAATGTGTCACTTGGATGCCGATATGACGGAACAAGGTTTGGAAGCATTGGGAATTAAAGACCTTGATCTTATCTTCCTTGAAAATGTCGGTAACTTAATTTGCCCCGCAGAATTCGATACGGGAGCCTTAAAGAATGTGATGATTTTAAGCGTTCCCGAAGGAGACGATAAGCCCTTAAAATATCCTCTAATGTTTCAAGTTTGCGATGTTCTTTTAATTACAAAAATAGATGCTTCAAGTTTTTTTAATTTTAGTCTTGAAAAATGTACCGAATACATAAAAAAGCTCAATCCCAATATAAAGATTTTCCCCGTTTCCGCCTTAAAAGGGGACGGAATGGAAGCATGGATTGAATGGCTGCGCTCTGCCGTAAAAGAGCTTTGA
- a CDS encoding cell division protein ZapB: MLNLDQVRLLENKVERAVQMIKSLHTEKDALKKEIEARDRRISELEKLIVTFKDDQSKIEEGIINALNQLSAFEDASYTKKHETRPSASELETAAPVSSGTKPESFSAPSPKTSSQQAPAADPVSEEPVSGNLQKDLDDVLGQSSDTSKQMDIF, translated from the coding sequence ATGCTCAATCTCGATCAGGTAAGACTCCTTGAAAACAAGGTAGAAAGGGCTGTGCAGATGATAAAAAGCCTTCATACCGAAAAAGATGCTCTAAAAAAGGAAATTGAAGCTAGAGATAGACGAATTTCCGAATTGGAGAAGCTTATAGTAACGTTTAAGGATGACCAATCTAAGATCGAGGAAGGAATAATCAACGCACTTAATCAATTAAGTGCGTTTGAGGATGCCTCTTATACAAAAAAACATGAAACGAGGCCTTCTGCCTCTGAATTGGAAACCGCAGCCCCTGTTTCAAGCGGAACTAAACCGGAGTCTTTTTCTGCACCTTCTCCTAAAACCTCTTCACAACAGGCTCCCGCTGCAGATCCTGTTTCGGAAGAACCCGTTTCCGGTAATCTTCAAAAAGACCTTGATGATGTACTGGGTCAATCCTCCGATACAAGTAAACAGATGGATATATTTTAG
- a CDS encoding FAD-dependent oxidoreductase: MSKKDKPKKILYAVDYKPKRKSPFLLEFANHLNRTKPGSKRSITYDDPEYYVMENIVTDEMAKVGMFLKIRTPLSAQDISPLCGKTVEETEKILWDLAYVGCCITNTIDGVNKYWTEIWVPGIMEMINNNKELTEKHPEITIAFDAYGKKKGEIAPGILPMGVSPMRVIPIESAIESDTHHASYEEISHYLNQHTIFSVSDCSCRTVREKMGEGCGHLKEDMCIQMGHGAEYYIKTGRARQITREEAFEIIKKAEENGLMHDIPNLDGEGKTHAICNCCGCGCLAIRNAIMYRNTDFSRSNYISVIDEEKCVACGECVEHCPSNALRLGQKICSSKPIPEEKTVKTPRDHRWGPEDWNPDYRTNRQVVVKTGTSPCKANCPAHIGVQGYIKLAAQGKYREALELIKLENPFPAVCGHVCPRYCEQGCSRLGLDEAVAVDDIKKFIAEQDLNSEHRYVPKKKRDYHDKKIAVIGGGPAGLSCAYYLAIDNYDVTVFEKEKSLGGMLKFGIPSFRLEKNVLDSEIDVLKELGVNFKTGVEVGKDVSLDELRTQGFKAFYLAIGAQKGRLLGIEGEDASGVITGVDFLREENLNESKSLSGKVIVIGGGNVAIDVARMAVRAGGEEVSMFCLEKREEMPALPEEIREAEEEGIKITNSWGPKRILVTDGKVSGVEFKKCVSVFDKDGRFSPSYDENDTMTVECSFVITSVGQAIDLGSILEGSACEINRNQTVKADSITYQSAQKDIFVGGDVLTGPKFAIDAIAQGKEGAISIHRFVHPGQSLVMGRTRRDYKPLDRENLELAGFDRLPRQRAEEPSGEEGKKTFRDLRKTLTEEQVKAETERCLKCGVVKVDEYMCIGCGMCTTRCRFGAISLKRVYDAHPSTLEKLKGVVIRNMVKREGKILFNKIFRPSPKHK; this comes from the coding sequence ATGAGTAAAAAAGACAAGCCTAAAAAAATCTTGTATGCAGTCGATTATAAGCCTAAAAGAAAAAGCCCCTTTCTTTTGGAATTTGCCAACCATCTAAACCGGACAAAACCCGGTTCAAAACGGTCAATTACATACGACGACCCCGAATACTATGTTATGGAAAACATCGTTACCGACGAAATGGCAAAGGTCGGTATGTTTTTAAAAATCAGAACACCTCTAAGTGCTCAAGATATATCTCCCCTATGCGGAAAAACCGTAGAGGAAACCGAGAAGATTCTTTGGGATTTGGCCTATGTAGGCTGCTGTATTACAAATACCATTGACGGAGTAAATAAGTACTGGACCGAAATATGGGTTCCCGGTATTATGGAAATGATAAACAACAACAAGGAGCTGACTGAAAAGCATCCCGAAATAACCATAGCCTTCGATGCCTACGGAAAAAAGAAAGGAGAAATAGCTCCCGGTATCTTGCCCATGGGTGTTTCCCCGATGAGGGTTATTCCCATCGAAAGTGCAATCGAAAGCGATACCCATCATGCAAGCTATGAGGAAATTTCTCATTACCTAAACCAGCACACGATTTTCAGTGTTTCCGATTGCTCTTGCCGAACGGTGCGCGAAAAGATGGGAGAAGGCTGCGGCCACCTCAAAGAAGATATGTGTATCCAGATGGGACATGGAGCCGAGTATTATATCAAAACCGGAAGGGCTAGGCAGATTACGCGTGAAGAAGCCTTTGAAATTATAAAAAAAGCGGAAGAAAACGGGCTCATGCACGATATTCCGAACCTCGATGGAGAGGGCAAAACTCATGCTATCTGTAACTGCTGCGGATGCGGCTGTCTTGCTATCCGAAATGCAATTATGTACAGAAACACGGATTTTTCCCGTTCAAATTATATTTCCGTAATTGACGAAGAAAAATGTGTTGCCTGCGGCGAATGTGTAGAGCATTGCCCTTCAAATGCCCTAAGGCTGGGACAAAAAATCTGCTCTTCAAAACCGATCCCCGAAGAAAAAACCGTAAAAACTCCCAGAGACCACCGATGGGGGCCTGAAGACTGGAATCCCGATTACCGCACAAACAGACAGGTTGTAGTAAAAACGGGAACCAGCCCCTGTAAGGCAAACTGCCCTGCCCATATAGGCGTTCAAGGTTATATCAAACTTGCGGCTCAGGGAAAATACAGGGAAGCCTTGGAGCTTATAAAACTTGAAAATCCCTTTCCGGCAGTCTGCGGTCATGTATGTCCCCGTTATTGCGAGCAGGGCTGCTCAAGGCTGGGGCTTGATGAAGCCGTTGCCGTCGACGATATAAAAAAATTTATAGCAGAGCAGGATCTTAATTCCGAGCACCGCTATGTTCCTAAAAAGAAAAGAGACTATCACGATAAAAAAATCGCCGTTATAGGAGGCGGCCCCGCAGGTCTTTCCTGTGCCTATTATCTTGCAATAGATAATTATGATGTAACCGTCTTCGAAAAAGAAAAATCCTTGGGCGGAATGTTAAAATTCGGTATTCCTTCATTTAGGCTCGAAAAAAATGTTCTTGATTCCGAAATAGATGTTTTAAAAGAACTGGGCGTAAACTTTAAAACCGGAGTCGAGGTAGGAAAAGATGTAAGCCTCGATGAACTTAGAACTCAGGGCTTTAAGGCCTTTTACCTTGCAATCGGGGCTCAAAAGGGAAGGCTTTTGGGCATTGAAGGCGAAGATGCTTCAGGCGTAATTACCGGTGTGGACTTTTTAAGAGAAGAAAACTTAAATGAAAGCAAAAGCCTTTCAGGGAAGGTAATCGTTATCGGGGGCGGAAACGTCGCCATTGATGTAGCCCGAATGGCAGTCCGTGCAGGCGGTGAAGAAGTTTCCATGTTCTGTCTTGAAAAAAGAGAAGAAATGCCGGCCCTTCCTGAAGAAATCCGTGAAGCCGAAGAAGAAGGCATAAAAATTACAAACTCATGGGGCCCCAAACGCATTCTTGTTACGGACGGAAAAGTGAGCGGAGTCGAATTTAAAAAATGCGTTTCCGTTTTTGATAAGGACGGAAGGTTCAGCCCAAGCTATGACGAAAACGATACTATGACTGTAGAATGTAGTTTCGTTATAACCTCTGTAGGTCAGGCCATAGATTTAGGTTCTATCTTGGAAGGTTCCGCTTGCGAAATAAACAGAAATCAAACCGTAAAGGCTGACTCCATCACCTACCAAAGTGCTCAAAAAGATATCTTTGTAGGAGGCGATGTATTGACAGGCCCTAAATTTGCCATAGATGCCATTGCCCAAGGAAAAGAAGGAGCTATCTCGATTCACCGCTTTGTACATCCGGGGCAAAGTTTGGTTATGGGAAGAACAAGGCGGGATTATAAACCCCTCGACCGTGAAAATTTGGAGCTTGCAGGTTTTGACAGACTGCCCCGCCAAAGAGCGGAAGAACCTTCCGGCGAAGAAGGAAAAAAGACATTTAGGGATTTACGCAAAACATTAACCGAAGAACAGGTAAAGGCTGAAACCGAGCGCTGCTTAAAATGCGGAGTCGTAAAGGTTGACGAATACATGTGCATAGGCTGCGGAATGTGTACGACCCGCTGCCGTTTCGGAGCTATCAGCTTAAAGCGTGTTTATGATGCTCACCCAAGCACCCTCGAAAAGCTTAAGGGCGTTGTTATAAGAAACATGGTAAAGAGGGAAGGCAAGATTTTGTTTAACAAGATTTTTAGGCCTTCTCCCAAGCACAAATAA